In the genome of Deltaproteobacteria bacterium, the window TGCGCCCGCCGCATCCACCAGCACGAGTACCCGAACATCGAGTACGAGGAGAACATCATCGACGCGGGCTGCATGAAGCTGGTGCAGGACCCCGGCCGCTTCGACGTGCTGTTGCTGGAGAACCTCTACGGCGACGTCATCAGCGACCTGTGCGCCGGGCTCGTGGGCGGACTCGGAGTGGTGCCCGGGGCCAACTTCGGCGACGACCGGGCGGTGTTCGAGGCGGTGCACGGCTCGGCGCCGGACATCGCGGGGACCGGCGTGGCCAACCCGCTGGCGATGCTGATGTCCGCGGTGATGATGCTCAACCACCTGGCGGACACGCGCGAGGACAAAGGCTGCCGCCGGGCAGCCGAGCGCATCAAGGCGGCCTACGACCTGGCCCTCGACGAGGATTGCAAGACCCGTGACCTGGGCGGAGACCTCGGCACCGAAGCCTTTGCGAATGCGGTGATCGAGCGGCTGGCGGACTGAAGCCGAGCACGAAAACCGTTTGACATTCAGCATCTTCTGGCCATAATGCGGTCTCGGGGTCAAACCTTGAACTCCAGAGGGCGTCATGGCACGGCCTTTACGGATCGAGTACGCGCACGCGCACTACCACGTCACCTGCCGGGGCAACGACCGCCGCAAGATCTTCAGTGACGACGACGACCGTCGGGCCTTTCTCGAACGGTTGCGGAAATCGCTGGAGATCTATGATGTCCGGCTGCATGCCTACGTGCTGATGCACAACCACTTCCACCTGATGGTGGAAACCCCCGGAGCCAACCTCTCCGAGTTCATGCGGCACTTCAACGTTGCGTACACATCCTTCTTCAACCGGCGCCACCGGCGCACGGGTCACCTTTACCAAGGCCGGTTCAAGGCGATCCTGTTCCAGCCCGACAGGCACCTGCTGACGTTGAGCCGGTACGTGCACATGAATCCGGTGCGCGTCCTCCGCCGGCGGCCTTCGGTTCCCGAACAGGTCCGGCAACTGTGGCTGTACCCCTGGAGCAGCCTGGGAGGGTACGTCTCCGCTCGGCGCCGCGAGTCGTGGATTCACTACGACGCGGTGCTCGCGCACGTACGGGACTCGCGGCAGCGCTACGGCCGGTTCGTACAGGACGGCCTGGAGCAGGGCGTGCCGGCTCCGTGGAAAGCCGTACGCGGCCAGGTGGTCCTGGGTGACCACCGCTTCTGGGCCGCCGCCACGGAACACCGGCCGGAGGCCGCCGGGGCGGCTCCAGGAGACACGCAGCCGCGACGCGCTTCGCGCCTGGCGCCCGCGCGGATCACGGCCGAGGTGGCGGACCACTTCCAACTGCCGCCGGCGCGGCTGCGGCGAAAGCGCGGCCGGTGCCGCGACCAGCGCGGCCTGTTGATGGAACTCATGTACCGCCATGCCGGAATGACGCAGCAGACCATCGGCGCGTACTTGGGCGGGCTCGACTACACCGCCGTGAGCCACGAACGGAGGCGCGTCCGTGAACGCATGGCGGAGGACCCCACGTTGGCCAAGGACTGGCGCGACATCGAGTCACGCCTGGAGGACTCCGTTGGGAGACGAGATGACACCGACGCCCTTTAACGTCATTCCCGCGGAAGCGGGAATCCAGGAGGGGCAAGGCGGAGAAACCAAGCTGACAGGGCGACCCCGTGGTTCTCACCGCAGCGCCGGCATGACCTTCCGGGCGAACAGGTCGAGGGATGACATGGAGGCCTCGCGGGAGATGCCGGGGACGGAGAAGCGGCAGATGAGGTGGGTGAGCCCCAGCTCCCGCCGAAAGCGCGTGATCTCTCGCGCGCAGGTTTCCGGATCGCCCAGGATGATGCGGTTCTCGGCGAGGCGCTCGATGGTGAGGTCCCCGGCGGGCCGTTTGATCACCGGGTGGGGCCAGCGGAAATACATGTTCTCGTAGGCCTGGATGAAGGAATCGCCGGCGGACGCCAGCGCCTGCTCGGTGGTGTCGGCGACGAAGATGTAGCGGAAGGCGGCAATCTCCCCCGGCGTCTTGCCCAGGTCGGCGCACGCTTGGCGGTAGGCCTCGGCGCACGACGACAGCTCCGACAGCGCGGCGGAGGGACCAGCGAGCCAGGCGTCGCCGAGACGGGCGGCGCGCTCGATGGCCGGGGCGGTCCAGGCGCCGAACCAGATGGGCGGCGCCGGCCGCTGCACCGGCCGCGGCCCTATCGTGGCGTCCTTGACGTGGAAGTAGCGTCCGTCGTGAGTGACGTGGGTCTCGGTCCAGAGCCGCCGCAGCAGCGCGGCGCCCTCGTCGAGGCGGCTGCCGCGCTGCTTCACGGACAGGCCGAAGGCGGCGAACTCCTCGGGCGCATACCCGGCCCCAACACCGAGGATGAGGCGGCCGCCGGAGATCATGTCCACCATGGCGCCCTCCTCGGCCACGCACATGGGGTGATAGAGCGGCAGCAGCAGCACGCCGGTGCCCAGAGCCACCCGCCGCGTGCGCGCGGCGATGGCCGCCAGGCCCAGGAGTGGCGCCGGATAGAGCACGGGGTTGTTGTGGTGCTCGCCGAGCCAGACCGAATCGAACCCGGCCTCCTCCGCGCGTTCGCATTCCCGGATGGTTTCCTCGAAGCTGTCGGTGCCCTGCAACGGGCTCAGTCCCAGTTTCATCGTGACTCCCGTTCCATGATTTGTGACCCGGTCCCTGCGTCCTGCGTCAAGAGAACACGCCCGCTCTTGGTCAGACCGCCGTGAGCGCGGCGAACGCCGCCGACGCGTTGGACACGAAGGCCCGCACCCGCGCGGAATCCTTGCGGCCGGTGCCGTCCTCGACACCGGTGTGGACGTCGACGCCCGCCGGCCTGACGGTTTCGATGGCCCGGGCTACGTTCTCGGCCGTCAATCCTCCGGCCAGTATGACAGGTCGGGGGCTCAGTTCCACCAGCCGGCGGCTCACGCCCCAATCATGGGTCTGGCCGGTGGCCCCGGACGCGCCACTGTTCGGATCGAACGTATCGGTGATGAAACCGTCCACGTGCGCGGCCAACGCCCGGATACGCCCCTCCAAATCCGCCAGGTTTCCCTCCCGGACCACCAGGCCCTTCACCACCTGGAGGCCCGGGCATAGTGCCTTCAACCGCCGCACCGCGTCCGGACCGGCATCGCCGTGCAGTTGGACGCCGGCGCAGCCGAGCCGGCGGCACATGGCGGCCACGGCGCGCGGGTCGCGGCGGTAGGTGATGAGCCACGCCCGGGGGCTGATGCCGAGGTGGCCGATGACCTCGGCCGCCTCGTCTTCCGACAGGTCCTCCTCGTGCACATCCAGCCCAATGGGAAAGCCGAGCCGGTAGACGCCGCCCTCCAAGAGCATTCGCGCCTCGGCCTCGTCCCGGATTCCGGCGATCTGGATGATGGGTTGCGGCATGGCTCGGCGGTGTTCGTACCGTGAATCTTCTTGCAACGCGAACAACGGGTCTGCTACGGGTGGACGGGAATGTGGAAACCGTAGCCCCTGGGACCCTGGCTACGGCGAAGACAGGAGCTTTCCATGCGCGGAACAACACCCAGACGGATGCAGGGACTGGCCGATCCCGTGCTGTCCACCATGGTGCACGATCTCGGTCTGGAAGAGGTACCCCATTACGCCAGCCGATCGGGGAAGGTGGTCGGATACACCGATCGCTGGGTGGAGAACGCCAAGTTCCGCGACGGCCCGGTGAACCCGCAACGGGTAGAGGTGACGGACCGCGCGGCCATGACCGCGCAAGTCAAGGCCAAGGCGCGCGAGCTGGGCGCGGACTTGGTGGGAATCTGCCGGCTCACGCCGACCATGATCGACCTGGGCGAAGAGGTTCCCCACGAGTTCGTCATCGCGGCGTGCATCGTCGAAGACTACCACAAGGTGCTCGAGGGCGCGGACGCGGTGGAGGAAGAGGCCATGCGCGTCTACGCCGCGTGCTCCGACTTGGCCACCGAGCTTGCCGCCTACGTTCGCGACCTGGGGTATCCCGCGTGGGCGCACCACAACGGGGCGCGCGAGGTGCAGGCGATCCCGGTGTTCTACCAGGTGGGGTTCGGCGAGCTGGGCCGGCACGGCAGCCTCATCAACGAGAAGTACGGCGCGGACTTCCGCCCCGGCTTCGTCACCACCGACCTGCCCCTGGACGTGGATGAGCCGCGGGAGTTCGGCGTCCAGGACTTCTGCATGAACTGCAACGTGTGCATGCTGAACTGCCCGGGCGACGCGATCCCGCAGGAGCACGTGGTCACCGAGGGCATCAAGCGCTGGCTCATCGACCTGGAGAAGTGCTACCCCTACTCGCGCCTGCGCGACGAGTACTGTCACCTGTGCGTGGACGTCTGCCCCTTCAACGTCGGCAGCCACCGCACCACCTTCAAGACGTTCATGAAGCACCGCAAGCGCATCGGCTACAAGACCCCGAAGTACTGAGGGGACTTCTTGGACAAGTACTATCTTCACGAGCGCCGGCCCGACGGCGAGGTCAGCACGGTGGGGCTCTACTACTCCCGGGAGGAAGCCGAGGGCGTCATCGCCCTGCTTCGGGAGTTGCCCGAGAAGCAGGACTGTGAGTATCTCATGACCCGGCCCGGCGAGGCCGAGCCTGAACCGCCGCGGAACAATCGCGAAGACTCGTGAACCCGTCGGATCCGCTCACGGCGCCAACCCCAGGTTGACGGGTGTCACCACGGAGCGGAGCGTGTGGGTGCGGTAGCCCCCGTTGGCGGAATAGCGTGGATCCCGCTTGGCGGTCCGCGTGGTGATGCTGATCCTCAGTCTCCGTATGTCCGAGTTCACGGTGGTGAGGTTGCCGGCGGCGTCCAGGTACTCCACGGCGAAGCCTTGCACGTCCTCCACCACGGGTTGCCCGCCGCCTCCCGTGCTGCGGCGCAGGAGCATTTGCGCGGCGTCGTGGTAGTACGCGACGCGTTCGTTGGAATCCGACAGGTCGCCGTCGCCGTTGTGGTCGACCGCGATGCGCAGTCGCGCGGCATCGTAGGATATACCGTCGAAGTCCAGGCCGGAGGGGTCGTAGCCTGCCTTCCGTGCCTCCCGGACGACCATGGTCATGGCCGCGCGGGCGTTCTGATGCATGGCGCTGACCTGCTCCTGAAGGTCGTGGGTGGTGAGCTGGCCGGTGAAGCTCGTGAGCGCCGCGGCCAGCAGAATCCCCTGGATCGCCAGCACCATCAGCAGTTCGATGAGTGTGAATCCTCGCGCAGAGGCCCAAGGGCCGCGCGTCCGGCCGAACTTCCCGGAACGGATGCGGCACCGCCGCCGCCCTGAATCGAAAAACAGACGCATCACTGGCTCACAAGGGTACGCAGGACCGCCGACCGCCCGTCCCGATCCCACGAGACGGTCACCGTGACGGTGCTCAGGCCCGCTTCGGGGGTGTCGCGCAGGACTTGGGTGACCCGCTTGAAACCGGGGAAGTCGGGCAGCGTGCCGTAGTCCTCGGTGGTCGAGACGGCGGCGCTTCCAAGCCCCCTGAAGTTCTCGATGCGATCCTGGGCGAGGAAGGTGGAGACGCTGTGGTCGCGGCTCCGGAGATTTCCCTGGATCACTCCGATGGCGACCCGGCCGAGCCCCAGGAGCGCGGTCGACAGGATCAGCATCGCCACCAGCAACTCGATCATGGAAAAGCCTTGCTGCCGCGAAAGTCTTGAAGCAAGCCGTGTCATGACCTCTCCCTTCACCGGATGCGCACCCGGCCCGCGATGCTGATGCTCACGCGCTTCGTGCCCGCCGGGTTGGTGAGCGTGATCGTCGCCAGATGGCTGGCCGTGCCGCGCGGGCTGAACACCGGGTTGTTGTTGGAACGGACCACCACGTCTCGGTAGTCCGCCTGCAGGTCCCGCGTGAACGTCCACTCGCCGGGG includes:
- a CDS encoding LLM class flavin-dependent oxidoreductase, whose translation is MKLGLSPLQGTDSFEETIRECERAEEAGFDSVWLGEHHNNPVLYPAPLLGLAAIAARTRRVALGTGVLLLPLYHPMCVAEEGAMVDMISGGRLILGVGAGYAPEEFAAFGLSVKQRGSRLDEGAALLRRLWTETHVTHDGRYFHVKDATIGPRPVQRPAPPIWFGAWTAPAIERAARLGDAWLAGPSAALSELSSCAEAYRQACADLGKTPGEIAAFRYIFVADTTEQALASAGDSFIQAYENMYFRWPHPVIKRPAGDLTIERLAENRIILGDPETCAREITRFRRELGLTHLICRFSVPGISREASMSSLDLFARKVMPALR
- a CDS encoding phosphoribosylanthranilate isomerase; its protein translation is MPQPIIQIAGIRDEAEARMLLEGGVYRLGFPIGLDVHEEDLSEDEAAEVIGHLGISPRAWLITYRRDPRAVAAMCRRLGCAGVQLHGDAGPDAVRRLKALCPGLQVVKGLVVREGNLADLEGRIRALAAHVDGFITDTFDPNSGASGATGQTHDWGVSRRLVELSPRPVILAGGLTAENVARAIETVRPAGVDVHTGVEDGTGRKDSARVRAFVSNASAAFAALTAV
- a CDS encoding 4Fe-4S dicluster domain-containing protein, with translation MRGTTPRRMQGLADPVLSTMVHDLGLEEVPHYASRSGKVVGYTDRWVENAKFRDGPVNPQRVEVTDRAAMTAQVKAKARELGADLVGICRLTPTMIDLGEEVPHEFVIAACIVEDYHKVLEGADAVEEEAMRVYAACSDLATELAAYVRDLGYPAWAHHNGAREVQAIPVFYQVGFGELGRHGSLINEKYGADFRPGFVTTDLPLDVDEPREFGVQDFCMNCNVCMLNCPGDAIPQEHVVTEGIKRWLIDLEKCYPYSRLRDEYCHLCVDVCPFNVGSHRTTFKTFMKHRKRIGYKTPKY
- a CDS encoding transposase; this encodes MARPLRIEYAHAHYHVTCRGNDRRKIFSDDDDRRAFLERLRKSLEIYDVRLHAYVLMHNHFHLMVETPGANLSEFMRHFNVAYTSFFNRRHRRTGHLYQGRFKAILFQPDRHLLTLSRYVHMNPVRVLRRRPSVPEQVRQLWLYPWSSLGGYVSARRRESWIHYDAVLAHVRDSRQRYGRFVQDGLEQGVPAPWKAVRGQVVLGDHRFWAAATEHRPEAAGAAPGDTQPRRASRLAPARITAEVADHFQLPPARLRRKRGRCRDQRGLLMELMYRHAGMTQQTIGAYLGGLDYTAVSHERRRVRERMAEDPTLAKDWRDIESRLEDSVGRRDDTDAL
- a CDS encoding prepilin-type N-terminal cleavage/methylation domain-containing protein, which translates into the protein MTRLASRLSRQQGFSMIELLVAMLILSTALLGLGRVAIGVIQGNLRSRDHSVSTFLAQDRIENFRGLGSAAVSTTEDYGTLPDFPGFKRVTQVLRDTPEAGLSTVTVTVSWDRDGRSAVLRTLVSQ